A region of the Cannabis sativa cultivar Pink pepper isolate KNU-18-1 chromosome 3, ASM2916894v1, whole genome shotgun sequence genome:
TATTTAAGGGGATATTCTTCTTTTTGGTTAATGCAGGAACCCACTTTTCCATTATATATTTTGTAGTCTGTGAGTTGTGAATATGGTGTAGGCTGTAGTAGATGTGTATGATATTTTGGAATGTCAAATATATGTTATTTCTCTTCTGAAAGTTAGATTTGGTTATACTAAAACCTTGCATTTAGTTCAAACTAACATTCAGCagcttattgtgtataaattttGGTCATATGAAGAATTATATGTTTAGCTCTTATTTCTGTGGGCAGGATATTGACTCAAAGCATTGGTCTTCTTTCTTACACGTTTTTAAGAAGAACAAACTGTGACAGGATAGTTGTACCGATGGTGAGCTTCATTGCCTAATATGGCATTTAATAGGCCTCTTTACTTCTATGAAATCTTGTTGTCTAACATTTACTTTGTATTTCCTTatgaattcaaattttggtattGTGTGGATAAAGTCAGCAATTGAAACTTTACTGTTTCCTGTGAATGTCGGTTGTGTACTGTTTGactttatgtattttaattattgcaGGTTCATTATGAGTATAACACATCAACTGGCATGTTGGACTTCTTGCATGGTAAAGAGCATTTTATGTCCAATCTTTTGATGTTGCTACAGTGGTCTCCTTATGCCACAGAATCAGAGCTTCTTGACCAAGTAAGCTTTTTCGTAATTGTTATATTTTCTGATAACTTGCTTGATCCTTTCTACTTGCACAAATACATAAATTAAGTTTGTTTtgaaattctttttctttttcctgttAGTGACATTGATGTTTTCTTTCACCACATGAAGCGACATTATGCTGAATatctttgtctttttttttctccATTTGGTTATTTGAATGTCAACTGTTACTGGGTAGCTTATAATTTTAACAAGTCATTTGTGCATGTGACTATTCCTAAAAAATACACCCATTGATACtgaattgtttatttatttttattaggaAATAGACAATGATTATTCATATATTATGATGTACAATCAGAATCTTTAAGCAGACCAGCAAACAAAAATGTTTTATAACCTTACGTAGATTCTCACCCTCAAAGGTACCTTAAACTTATTTACATACCATTGGTAGCCAAAATCTTCATGCATATCTTAGAAAATCCTCTTATTTACCTCTAACCAAATTGTCTAACAGCTAGCCATATGCTAATGCTGACTATTTTTACTGCAAAGTGATGCATTTAACATTTTCTTTCTTAGCCTCCCTCGCTTTTTATATCAGTTTCAATCTTATGACAGTTTAACGACATTGGGTCTCATGGCACAAAAGTTATTGTCTACAACTTATGGTTTAATGATGATGGAGTTACTGAGCTAGACTTCAATAAAGATCCTCAAGTAACTTGTTCTGTTTGCctctttcattctttttttctctcttacaAAATGTATCCTTACTTATTTAGTAGCCTTTATGTCTTAATTGTTGCATTGCAGGATATTTGTATTAGTGGGGATACTAGAAAAATTGAAACACTTCCTTCTTTGAAGTCAATAAATGAACAACATATAGGCAACCGGTTCCAATATTCTCTTCGTGTAAGTAGATGGTAGAAAAAATTCTAAGAGAAGAAGACAaatcaaaaattatattattgaaCTGTAATGCATGCAATggtaatagtaatagtaatatTGAATTGTAGGAATAATAATGGTAATGATGTTTTATTCATTTTTGGAAGGGTGATTGGAACAAATGGTGTATTGACAAAGATACATTTTAAATTCTTTCGGTAATGGAAGGGTAAAaggttaatttaattttatataaatgatGTAAAGATGATTAAAGGGCATTACAGAGTTTtcaaaaccaaaccaaacaaTTAATGGTGATTCCATTAGATTACGCCACACCAAACATGGGCTAATATTCTTGTGCCTTCAGGTGTACCTGTCTATCTTATACTTGCGAATACCAGAAAGTTTCAAATTAATACTTAGGGGTGAAGTTGTGGAACACCACAACATTGCCGATGATCTCAAATTTCCAGAATTTATCTTGTATGAACCTCATAGCTCAGGAATTATGGAGGTTAGTTTTACTGTGTTGTATCAATTGTTTTCATCAAGTTTCAAGGATACATGAACACTTATTTCCAAGATGCAATTAGTTAAGCTATGTTGGTATAGATTAAGTGGTGTTGAACTAGCAGCTCTCTAACTTGAACTGTTTGCCCATTATCCAGGGTCAAGTTATTACAACTATTGGGTTTCTTAAAGAGGCTCCAGATGTCAGCATCCATGGCTTCTGTGTCTACCATAGAAATCGTCTAATTCTTGTAAGTATTTTTTCCTTTGGAAGTTATGACACCATGCTTTTGATATATGTATGAATATGTTCCATTTGACATTTATGGGATGTGAGCATGCTCCACATTTTAGAGTATAGAGGCTAGGCATTTCATTATCTTGATTTTTTCCTTCTTGTAAATTCCAATTTGAGAATCAAATTCTCTGTATTCCTCCATCTATTTCTATGTAGACTGTGTTTTAAATTTACAAAGTTTCTTAGAAGCATATATTTTGACTTCAATTGTTGTTGTACAGTTTATAGTACTCTGTACAATATACATGTATTTACACTTTCTTGGCCTTTGTCTTGTTGCTGTTTTAATATATTAGTACTTTTAGGTTTCTTTGTTTCAATGTAATGTTCTTTAAAAGGTTTATTGTCTAATTTGTTGTATTCACTGAGTAAATGTACAGTCTAATGTGAAACATTTTACACTATCATTTCTCGAGAGCAATTTGCACATTTAAGAGATCTTTTACAGTTTTGTCTTTCCTACAGCCTTTTTGGCAGGTCCTAAGCTATAAACATAGTAAAGGAAGGGGAGTTGTTGGTAAGAATCCGCTACATGTATCAGATTTCTTTGTTTTCAAGATTGCAGAAAATGTGttactaatttatttatttattttttgtttcagGAGTGTTGGAAGCAAATTTTATTGAACCAACTCATAATAAACAAGATTTTGAGAAAAGTTCTCTTTTTCAGAAACTTGAAAATCGTCTGAAGGACATGACCTTAGAATACTGGTGAGCTTTTGTATCACTTTTGTACTGTTATTACATGTGAATATTTTGATTTTCCTTCCAGTTCTTTGAGATAGGCTTCCCACTTAGACTATCAATGCTTACACTATGTTTGGTAGAGGGGAGAGAAGGATGGAGGGAGAGGGGTGGAGGGAGAGGGATTGATGAGTTCCTTTGTTTGGCAAGAGGGAAAGATGAAGGGAGAGGAGAGATGGAGGGAGAGAGGGGAGATAGACTCTCTCCCTCCAAATACACATATTTTAATTCCTTAAAAAATGGGAGAATCTAAGAAAAAGacaaaaacactatataaatgtactttttacccttttaaaaataatgtatagttgtattaaaagtaataaaatgaTTTAAGATTTATTTTACTTTCCATCCTTCCAACTCTACTCCTAATACTAAACGACACAAAAGAGGCAACTATCTTCTCCATCACTCCTATTCTCCATCCTTTCTAAATTCCCCATCTCCGCTCACCTTGGCTCCAACTTCTTCCTTTCGGCTCAATTGAAGCTGATGAAAATCTAATGATTTTCATATTGATAGGGGGGGGGGGGAATTTGGCAACAGGATTTCACTGATTAGGGTCACGCTTTTCATATTGATAGGAGTAGGGCACTCTTCATTCGTTCCTATTCTCCATCCTTTCTAAACTCTTCATTTATCAAGGGAGTGGGACTCTTTCCTTATCTAATGACAGGTGGCATGAGGGAGCGAGTTTGTTAGCTTGTTAGCTTTGAGAAGGGAGATAATTTAGAAAAGTGTATTTCCAATATGATTGGAGAAGGGGAGGGTGAGGGAATTAGTATGACAGAAATGGAGAATTTGCTCTAGGAGGTTGTTACGTTTCCAAAAACGAATCAAATAGGAACAAATTAGCAgggattataaatttttttctagAATCAATGATTATATTTGAATAATGTCAGAGAGATTGAAAAGGGGTCATTAAATGTATGAATTTGGATTTGGAGCTGTTGCTCTTGGGGAGAGTTGGGGTCCCTCGAATACCACCATTTGTGTATAGGGTTCTTTGTATTGCCCACTGGTTTTGCAATTAATTTACACGTTCTATTCGGTCAACTTGTGTACTGGTAGGTTGTGTATGAACTTATTTGGGTCTTACAGGTCTATCCTTAGAACCTTTGCAATCTTCTGTAATTGCTTTGCATTAATAATACAGACAGACTACATATGCCCTCTTCTTGTGTACATTGTTTTGGTGCTGTTGTGTTAGTTTTTCTGATAAAATAGGGATTTGATACCCTCCACCTTTTCACACACAATTACACACCcagccacttgagctagccccaAATGGTGTGTTGTTGTGTCAGTTTGGGATTTGCTTGTTTTGCCTTTTTGTTTTGAGTAGTCCATCCTATTGCTCGGCTATCCATAAcaccaaaaaaaagaaaaaaacagtaGCTGCTATCATTCTCAATAACTTCTGCTTGAGCTGATTTCATTTAATCTGAAGCAGCCATACTTCTTGACACCTAGCCGGAACACACCAGGGAAACTTGAACTCCTTTAGAACTTTATACCAAATCCTGAAAGAAACCGGACTGTGCAttgtttcattttcattttgacCTTCCTTGGAAGAGTCCTTAGTGCACATTATATGCATTTCAATGCATTTACATTTGGTGTCCCCACACACTTccttatttccttttttttttttttgctggaaCAACATGTTCATTGATTAAGAGGAAAAGATGGGTACCACAGGAGGGGGTCCCTCCCTTTGGATATAAATTGCATTAAGGCTAGATAACCTAGCACTCCTTGCTAAACCATCGGCTAAACTATTACACAATCTACTAATGAAAATAAAGTTACAAACCTCAAACTCATTAATATAACTACAAACATAACTAGATAGGCTCCAAAGAGACCAACATGGCAATCTTTGTCTTGCAGATTAAGAACCCACCATGACCTTTGCATTTGAAAATACAATAATTTTGTTTAGCTTCACTGTTTTAGCCCACTGCAGACCCAAAATGATCGCCTTCACCTTCCATGGCTGAGACAGTCGGGCTGTGATCAACTAAGATGCTCCACTTCTGTAGAGAGTAGTTAGCCCAGACAACACTAAAACCAGCAGTACCATCCTTCCACGATGCATCAACAAAGAGCACATGATTTTCAACCTGGTGGATTGGAGCAAGGGGAACCGAGATGGGTAAGGCAATCTGTTTAGAATCCATCGATGGATTCCCTGTGGAGAGAAAATTTGAGAATTTTCTTGAAGTAGATGAGATAATGGTTTCCACCTTCACCTCAGTACCCCTGTAGCAAGCACTTGTTTCTTAAATCCCAAATTTTCATGAATAAGCAGCCATAGTATGTCAGCATCTTATCTCTCATATCTGATTGAAAAGGCAAGCATAGATTATAGAAGAATTCCCTCATAGAACTACCTTGGATGCTGCGGCTGAGCAAAGCAAATTCACCATCAAACTAGGCAGCACGAGCTAGAGGACAATCCCTAAAGATATGCAGGCTTGTTTCCAAAGATTCATAGCAAAAAACACACGATTTATCATGGACAAAACTTAGTTTTTCCTTCGTAGGAAGGACATCCTGCAAAACTCTTTAAAGGATCATATTGATCTAGGGGTGGATAACAGGTCTCCAGATTCATTTCCAAATGACCATAACATCATTATACCTGCTCTTTTGATCTTCTATACACGCCTATTTAATAGAAAATACTCATGAGTCTTTGTTTTTCCAAACTACAACATCCTCTTCCATATGATTAAGCCTTGGGATTTGAAGGATTTTTTTTCCCAATTCCTCACCAAAGAAAGGGATAACAATGACAGGATTCCAATCTGTACTAGCAGATAAGTCTGCAACTGATTGCAAAATTGGGTTTCTCACTGTACATCTCTCCATAAGATTTTTGAACTCCACAAAATTCAGCCAAGGAATCCAAGGTTGTAACCAAAGATCCATTGTGTTACCATTTCCAACTAAAGTATGAGAACCTTGTTGAATAATCCTTCTTGATTCAAGGATGTTTTTCCAAGTGGTTGTTTGAGTTTTTCTGAGTAATTGCCCAAAAGGATGACTTCgggcaatattttttttttcaggcaGATACACCATGGCTTAGTTGAATTGTTTCCCAGAAACCAAGCCAATTTAGCTAACAATGCTCTGTTCATGTCTTCAAACCTTCTGAATCCCCAGCCTACCACTTGCTTTTAGTTGACAGAAACTATCCCACTTTTTGAGAGCCAAAAATCTATCCTTTTCCATGTTGCCACTCCAATATTTTCTGATTAAAGCCTCCATTTCTCTGCAGATGGAAAGGGGAGATTTTCTAGTTGCCATGTTATATAAAGGGATAACCATGGCAACTTTCTTGATCACCATAGCTTTTCCAGCACACGAGAGGAGTTTCATCTTCCACCCTTGAAGACATCTATTCATTTTTTCATTAAGCATTATGTAGTCTTCTCTCTTCCTTCTCTTAAAAATGAAAGGATTTCCAAGGTGTTTTTATTCACCCGAAAGCTGCCTTACATCAAGAGTCTTTTATAGCAGAGTCCTCGAATGTCTACGTTTCTTGAGAATAGGAGACTTGATTTTGACTTGCTACATGATTGTCCAGACCAACACTCGTACTTCTTTATACAGTTCATTAATACCCGAGCCTCCGCTTCATTCGCTCTAGCAAATAGAATGGTGTCGTCAACAAACATCAAGTGAGAAGAAGGGAGAGCATCCTTACAAATCCTAATGCCATGAACACTCCCCAACTGTTCttctttaattaataatttggaAAGCACTTCTTGACAAAGCAGAAACAAGAAGGGATATAAGTAGTCCCTCTGCCTTAAGCCACGATTGGGTTTGAATTTCTTTAGGGGGCTTCCATTCAAGAGGATGGAAAAGGAGACACTTGTAACACAAGACATTATGATTTTGCAGGATCTTTGATCGAAGCCATTTGCCTCCAAACTGTCTAAATGAATGGCCACTCCATTCTATCATATGCCTTGTGCATATCCAATTTTAAGGCCATTAATCCCCCTCTTCCTCTCTTTTTCTGAATACAGTGAACAATTTCTTGTGTAAGAATAGAGGATTATGCAATCCATCTTCCAGGGATAAAGGTCGATTGAAAGGGAGAAACCAATCTTCCATAATCGGTCTGAGACGGTTAGATAGAATCTTCGTGATTATCTTATACACAATTACATAAGCTTATTGGCCTGAAATCTTCAACCTTTGTTGGGAACTCTGTTTTCGGAATGAGGCAAATATACGAGTAGTTCATTTGATGGTGCAATTCTTGATAAGTAAAGAAATCCCTTATAACTCCGGTGGCATTCTCGCCTCTAATATCCCAATATTTTCTATAGAAACAGCCTGACATACCATTAGGTCTGGGAGCTTTTAAGGGGTGCATCTGCCAAACGACTTTTATGATTTCTTCACAAGTCGGAATAGCACAAAGCATCGCATGCTCAGTCACCCCCAATTTCTCCACAAATAGATCATCAAGCTCTTGCAAAAATTGAGGGGACGAGGAACTGAATAAATCTTGGAAGTACTTGTTAAAAACACCTCCCATTGCTCGTTTGCTTTCCTTTCAGGTTCCCTTGTTGTCTTTAACGAACCAAATCTGAATCCTTTGTCTGCGTATCATCGTTAAAGCATGAAAGAATTTAAAGTTTCTATCCCCCTGTTTCAACCAAATCTCTCGAGAGCGTTGTCGCCACATACTTTCCTTTCTCCTCTAGCATTCTAAGAGTCCGTCCTGGAGTGTAGCTTTCTTCTTAGACAATTCAATAGAGATGTCTTGGTTTTGGAAAACTGCTATTTCCCCTtccagattttttattttttcatcacAATTGCCAAAAACTTCTCCATTCCATTTTTGCAGAGCTCTCTTAGTATTGTTCAGGTTTTGAAACATATTTATTGCATGGCAAGCTTCACAGTGTCTCCAAGCTTTAGTGATCACTTCCTTACACGAACTCTCTCGTCCAAGCTTTAAAAAATCTGAAAGGTTTGAATCCTTTTGAACGAGCTGAGATTGTGTCTAACATTACAACTCCATGATCCGAGACTGTGATGGGGAAGTTCTTTACCCCTGCTTTAGGATACGCAGTGTTCTAGTGATGGGATCGTATGGCACGATCCAACCTCTCCCTTACTAAACCACTAGAAAATCTTTTGTTGTGCCATGTGAATTTTCCCCCTTCGTAACCCAAATCTATTCCACCAGTGCTAAACAAAAAATACTCCAAAATTCACGTATCTTTTGTTCTAACCATAGAACCTCCACTCTTCTCATGTTGATAGAGTAAAACATTTAAATCCCCAATCAAGATCCATGGCATATCACAGCTAAGAATCCTGGATCGAAGGAACTTCCAAAAATTCTCCTTTTCTGTCTCGTAAGGGGTCCCATACGCCGCAAACAATGTCCAAAACCAGTCTTTTAGACTGTACCAAATCTTAGCTTCAAAGTTATTATGAACAACTTTTGTAACTTGTAGTTTAAAATCATGTTCCCACATCAAACAAAAACCACCTCATTACTAATAGCAGGGACACATTCCAAATTAGCAAATCCCAACCTCCTAGTTTATCTCACCATAATTTCCTTCTTCACTTTCGTTTCCATAAGAAATATACAGATCGGCCTATAATTTCTCTCCCAAGCAAGCAGAGCTTGGGTTGCCGGGTCCCTTGTTAGGCCCTGGCAATTCCAAGAAAGGAATCTCATTTCGAGAGAGGGGGGCTTGATAAGGGCCGCCTCCTCGCCCAATTAAAAATTTGGATCAATCTCAACACATACCTCCACCATCTGGTTCATCTCTAATTCTAGGTTTTTCTTCAAATTGTCATCTTCCATAATCCTTTCGCTTTGCCCTTTGTTCTTCCCTAAGGCTTTTCTCGATCGAGAGCTCATTTTCCTCTTCTTCTCCTCTTTTTTAATTGACGGTTGTGAACCTCCACTACCCATTTTAAATAGGGTCTCCTCTAGACCAAGCAAGAACTCAGGGAGCATCGGGGCATCTTGGTCGAACACTTCATTGATTTCAAGATCAGGGTTGAAGAAAGGGGTTAAAGTCAAACCAGCTTTTCTTTTCCTGGGTTGGGTTGACTTATGAATTAAATCAAAAACATCACTGGGGTCATGAAAAATGACAGGGGTGAGCTCATATTTATCCACTTGGATTGGGCCCATCAGTTCCTCCACTAAGCCCGATTGAGAGGCATCCTTTGGCCAAGGAAAGTAATTGGGCTCGGGATGTTTAAGTGGTGCTCTAGATTTATAAATAGAACTATGTGGGCTTTCAATAGTCTGTTGTAAGTAGGCCCAATGTGTGGTAGAATTGAAGTGATAATCCTAGGAGATAAGTTGAGGAATACCTCTTTTTTGTatctattaataaaaaatattctcatattatattttattaaaatatacccacttttGTGAGTGGGTTGTCCAATATACCCTCATTCTCCACTTAAGTATTTGAACTGAATCCAGTCTCTTCTGTTTCTGGTTATACTTAGAAAGAAACCAGTAGGAATTCTATGACAAGTATCCAATTCAACCTGGAACTTCAAAAAACCCCTTCTACTAATAGTTTTCTGGTCTGCCATGTCGTAGCCCTTGTAAGTTCCAGCTTTCGCTGCCACTATTGGAGTATTTACAATTTTTAAGTAAGGTGTCGGCAATCCTGTATCTTGGAGCCAAAAACAGCCTTACTCATGTCTACGTTATACCATTCCCCATCTTCTGGCCATTCGTGGATGATAAGGAGTTTTCCATTAATGATCCATGTTCTATTCTCCATGATGTTGACGTTGTCTTCCTCATGATCAAATAATATCCTCCATACTCCTTTTCGCCTTTTGATTCTCCAGTTCCCCTTCAGTTTCCAGATTCCAGAGAGAATATCCTTTAGTCTATTTCTAGGCACTCCCTTTCCTTCAAAGAAACTCGCCAAGACCCCCGTTCTTGTAATCTCTTCGTTCAGCTCAAAATCTGGTTCTAACTCTAGAGTCAAAGACTCCAAAAAATCTTGTCTAAATGCCTCCAGCTCAGTGTCATCCGTATTTTTCAAAGGAGTTTCTTGACTGTTTTTTTCCCCTTCTTCACCAACTCCCGTTTCCATAATGATTACTGGGCTCGTGCCAGAAAGTTCTGTGTCATTCTCTTGAGTCGTGCGTTGGCCAGCATGCTTCACAAGGTTCTGCGTTTGAGGATTATTCTTTTCCATAATAATGGATCAGACAgtacaaacttaaaataataataaagtctaCCAACCACCTGCTATAAATCACTTCCTAATAGTAAAAAAATACTTTTCGAAAACAAAGGAGCAACTTTGCGAATTGTAGAGAATGGTGAATTGAATTGTATGTTGTATTCCATaaaatagtatatatttatatacaaagctaggagactaaatgggaaactactaaatacaagttaCTCTAATTTTCTACAACTAATATACAGCTAATATTCTAAAACTCCCCTCAAGGtggagcatagatgttaatcatgcccagcttgttacaaagataatcaACCTACACCTCATTCAAGtctttgtaaaaatatcttcTATCTGTTATCCGGTCTTCACATATTCTGTGGATATCAGatcttgttgaattttctcacgaataaaatgacaatcaatctcaatgtgcttagttcaTTCGTGGAACACAGGATTTGAGGAAATCTGAGgagcagcttgattatcacaccacaACTTTGTtggaatagaagtcttaaacccgaattcagtcaaaaactgaaaaatccatattacctcacacacaGATTGTGCCATAGCTCTATATCCTGATTCAGCACTAGATCtagatacaacattttgtttcttactcttccaagagaGATTGTCCCCAATaaatacacaatatcctgaagtggatcgtctgtctaccttggagcctgcccaatctgcatcagagAAATACTCAATCCgggtatgtccatgatccttgAAAACTATACCATGTCCTGGTGCTCCTTTcaagtaacataaaatttgcTTTAGCGTCgcccaatgatgaattgttggagAAGACATAAACTGATTAATGACACTAACTGGAAATGCAATTTCTGGACGAGTCACAGATAGATTATTCAACTTTCCAACCAATCTGCGATATTTCtcaggatcttcaaatggttcCCCGTCACGTGTTAGATGCTCAGTTGGATTCATTGAAGCATTACAAGGTTTTGCTCCCAATTTTCATGTCTCGGGTAAtaaatcaagtacatacttcCTTTGAAACAGAAAAATGCCTTGTTGactccgagtaacttcaatACCTAAGAAATACTTGAGCTCCCCTAAGTCCTTCATGTGAAACTGGGTATGAATGAAAGACTTAaagggatgagatgccttcagtatcatttccagtaataacgatgtcatcaacatacactaCTAACAAAATGATGCCAGCAGTTGATCTTTTATAGAACACAGAATGATTtgacttacttttcaacaaaccaaatttttaattagcttgactaaatttaccaaatCAAGCACGAGGACTTTGATTCAATCCATTTAAAGATTTGCGAAGACGACAAACTTGTCCTAACTCCTCTTGAGCAACGAACCCAAgaggttgctccatatacacttcttccttaagatctccatgaagaaaagcatttttaatatcaagctgatgcaaaggccaatgatgagtagCTGCCATGGAAAGGAACATTCGAATAGATGTGAGTTTagcaacaggagaaaaagtatcacaatagtcCACTCTATAGGTTTTagcataacccttggcaacaagacGGGCCTTTAAGCGAGCAATTGTTCTATCTTAATTGAATTTAACCGTAAACACCCATTTGCACCCTATGACCCGTTTTCCTGAAGGTAAATTAACCTAAACCCAAGTACCATTTGCAATTAAGgcattcatctcttctatcattgcaACAAGCCAAGTAGGATGAGACATTGCTTCACGAACAGTTTTAGGAATAGTGACTGAATCAAGAGAAGAAATGaaagagcaagaagaagaggagcgatgataataagaaacaaaagaagaaaTAGAAAAAGTACATTGGCGTTTACCTTTACATAGTGCAATGAGAAGATCATCTTGGAGTTCtagatctgatgatgaagatgcaggtgcaggacatggaacaggaggtggaggaggaggATGCCTGGTGCACACTATAGGAGGTCGAgggagtggtggaggtggtggcaTTGTGGGAGTTATGACCGAGACAGGTAAAGGAACAAGAGACTTGTCAGAACATGTATCAGGCGCAGAGGATGTGACAGAATATACCAATATatcatcatcctccccctgACATGTAGTAGCAGtagaagatgaaaaataaagtgtattttctacTAAGGtaacatcaatagaaacaagataTTTGTTGAGATCAGGATAATAACACCTATATCCTTTCTGAAGATgagaataaccaagaaagacacaCTGTAATGCCTTAGAGTCTAATTTGGTGACATGTGGACGGACTTTgcgagcaaaacaaacactGTCAAATACTCGAGGAGCAACTGGAAACAATGGATCTCACCATTAAGTACAGAGGATGGCATGTGATAAATAAAAAAGCATGCCATAGAAACTGCATCGGCCCAAAAAGGTTTAGGAACTTTTATTTGAAACAAGAGGGCACgtgcagtttcaagaagatgtctGTTTTTACGATTTGCGACTCCATTTTGAGGTGCAGTATCAATGACCCATTTTGaggatttggaaagaaggcATGCATTAGAATTACTTGAATCGGCAATCACAGTGACATAAGGAGATGAAGACTTAAGTGTTTCCTGATACCTTGAGAACTTGGCAAATTCATCAGTAGAAATAAGGACTGATTTGTCAGATGCATCACTAGTGCTTGCAATATTAGCAAGTGTTGTTGTCGATTTTTGAACTATAACTTCCTACACTCAAACTTGGTGTGACCTGGTTTCTTACAATAGTTGCACATGATGTTCCCAGAATCTGGTGTTCGATTATCAGGTCCTTGTGAATTACCTCCTTTGTATCCCCTTAGAGTAGAGTTGTTTCCCGGTGCAGAGTTGTTGCGACTTATCAAGGCACTATTAAGAGGAGCTGAAGAGGTAGTTTCTGtgcgaagaacacgagtaaacacATTTTGTAAAGATAAGACATTAGAACCAGAGAGAACTTGTGACTTTGTAAAGTCAAATTCAGATGAGAGTCCTGCAAGTAAACTCATAATAGCCATCTGCTCTAACACATTAGGACTAAATGGCTATAACACATTAAGCTCTTCATATGTTTTTTTAAATGCTATAAAGTAACTCATAAGAGACTTATCTTGTTTCTCCGCACGATAATACgctttgcaaacatcatatatTCGAGATACGTTGTCTTTGCCAGGATACAAAAATTCCAAGTAATCTATTAGTTAtttaaccaattcacaatgattaatcaaactaattacctcattatcgatagaatttcgaatttgaaggaacaagcgAGCATCCTCACGGAGCCATATTTTCCTTAAATCGTCTTTTTCTTTAGGAGGATCGTTAGtcaagtgatcatctttgtcaatactcctcagatacagtcgaatcgtcttactccattccaaataattcgaacC
Encoded here:
- the LOC115709770 gene encoding protein MICRORCHIDIA 6 isoform X5, which encodes MFLHSNATSHKWAFGAIAELLDNAIDEIHNGATFVAVDKILNPRDGNPALLIQDDGGGMGPDTMRQCMSFGFTVKKSKSAIGQYGNGFKTSTMRLGADVIVFSRHLNNGILTQSIGLLSYTFLRRTNCDRIVVPMVHYEYNTSTGMLDFLHGKEHFMSNLLMLLQWSPYATESELLDQFNDIGSHGTKVIVYNLWFNDDGVTELDFNKDPQVTCSVCLFHSFFLSYKMYPYLFSSLYVLIVALQDICISGDTRKIETLPSLKSINEQHIGNRFQYSLRVYLSILYLRIPESFKLILRGEVVEHHNIADDLKFPEFILYEPHSSGIMEGQVITTIGFLKEAPDVSIHGFCVYHRNRLILPFWQVLSYKHSKGRGVVGVLEANFIEPTHNKQDFEKSSLFQKLENRLKDMTLEYWVHHCGSIGYQVNIKYPQKNPPPLSCHNFSNVGIAKESAGRSEYSLPNFESQHEQSLKMKRKEQGDFGEVHSLKKQAVGGVNNSGTNIDRSKGQQAALLMQENKKWLAKCSEYEKEEIELLVKVTQLRSQIEEFGNEYARLLAELQAMEAVKPEKSISFNSFIC